The Hymenobacter sp. DG01 genome has a segment encoding these proteins:
- a CDS encoding DUF3108 domain-containing protein, which yields MIRRWLLFPVCALPLAAVLTAFGPSSEATRTIANTSFERGEVLQYKVHYGLINAAEATIEVDDAVHRINERPCYRATVTGRTLGSFDYFLRIRDTWRSYIDTTSILPQRFYRNIEEKNYRKRETVDFDHVRDIANVESHKKDKNDVKKGTFKTPNNVQDLVSGFYFLRTLNYDQRRPGEIIKVQGFFDEDVFTMDVIYKGRETVETKAGVIRAIRLVPKMPSNKLFKGENAVSVFLSDDRNKIPVLIQAEMFVGSVKVDMYKYKGLRNRLNLVATN from the coding sequence ATGATTCGCCGCTGGCTTCTGTTTCCTGTATGTGCGCTGCCCCTGGCAGCGGTACTCACGGCTTTCGGCCCGTCCTCCGAAGCAACCCGCACGATTGCCAATACCAGCTTTGAGCGGGGCGAGGTGCTTCAATACAAAGTGCACTACGGACTTATCAATGCGGCCGAAGCCACTATTGAAGTAGATGACGCGGTGCACCGGATAAATGAGCGGCCCTGCTACCGGGCTACCGTAACCGGGCGCACCCTGGGCTCCTTCGATTACTTTCTGCGCATTCGGGATACGTGGCGGTCTTATATTGACACCACCAGCATTCTGCCCCAGCGCTTTTACCGCAACATTGAGGAGAAGAATTACCGCAAGCGCGAAACGGTGGACTTCGACCATGTGCGCGACATAGCCAATGTGGAAAGCCACAAAAAAGACAAGAACGACGTCAAGAAAGGCACTTTCAAAACGCCTAATAACGTGCAGGACCTGGTCAGCGGCTTCTACTTTCTGCGCACCCTCAACTACGACCAGCGCCGCCCAGGCGAAATAATCAAGGTGCAGGGCTTCTTCGATGAGGACGTGTTTACCATGGACGTCATATACAAGGGCCGGGAAACCGTGGAAACCAAGGCCGGCGTCATCCGCGCCATTCGGCTGGTTCCGAAAATGCCCAGCAACAAACTCTTTAAAGGAGAAAACGCCGTTTCGGTATTTCTCTCCGACGACCGAAATAAAATACCGGTCCTGATTCAGGCGGAAATGTTCGTGGGCTCCGTGAAGGTGGACATGTACAAATACAAAGGCCTCCGAAACCGACTGAATCTGGTGGCAACAAACTGA
- the recA gene encoding recombinase RecA — protein sequence MAATTDKAVNANAEKMKALQLTLDKLDKNYGKGTVMKLSDNKVMDVEVISTGSLGLDIALGVGGLPKGRVVEIYGPESSGKTTLTMHAIAEAQKKGGIAAFIDAEHAFDPLYAKKLGIDTENLLIAQPDNGEQALEIADQLISSGAIDIIVIDSVAALVPKGELEGDMGDSKVGLHARLMSQALRKLTGTINKTNCLCIFINQLREKIGVMFGSPETTTGGNALKFYASVRLDIRRIGQIKEDKDNVTGNRTKVKVVKNKVAPPFKVIEFDIIYNEGISKVGEILDLGVDMGIIAKSGSWFSYDGNRLGQGREGVKTVLLDNPELADKIEAQIRAKVKGDPEEALAAIPEDRSMDDDETVDL from the coding sequence ATGGCTGCAACTACTGACAAGGCCGTCAACGCCAACGCCGAGAAAATGAAAGCCCTCCAGCTCACGCTGGACAAGCTGGACAAAAACTACGGCAAAGGCACCGTAATGAAGCTCAGCGACAACAAGGTGATGGACGTAGAAGTCATCAGCACCGGTTCGCTGGGCCTGGATATTGCCCTGGGTGTGGGCGGTTTGCCCAAAGGCCGTGTGGTTGAAATCTACGGCCCGGAATCGTCGGGTAAGACGACGCTGACCATGCACGCTATTGCCGAAGCGCAGAAGAAAGGTGGTATTGCGGCCTTCATCGACGCCGAACACGCCTTCGACCCGCTGTATGCCAAAAAGCTGGGCATCGACACCGAAAACCTGCTCATCGCTCAGCCTGACAATGGTGAGCAAGCCCTGGAAATTGCCGATCAGCTGATTTCCTCCGGTGCCATCGACATTATCGTTATTGACTCTGTGGCCGCGCTGGTGCCGAAAGGCGAGCTGGAAGGCGACATGGGTGACTCTAAAGTAGGTCTGCACGCTCGTCTGATGTCGCAGGCCCTGCGCAAGCTCACGGGTACCATCAACAAGACCAACTGCCTGTGCATTTTCATCAACCAGCTGCGTGAGAAAATCGGGGTAATGTTCGGCTCGCCCGAAACTACTACCGGTGGTAACGCCCTGAAGTTCTATGCCTCGGTTCGCCTCGACATCCGTCGTATTGGTCAGATCAAGGAAGACAAGGACAACGTAACCGGTAACCGCACCAAGGTGAAGGTGGTGAAGAACAAAGTAGCGCCTCCCTTCAAGGTGATTGAGTTCGACATCATTTACAACGAAGGTATTTCCAAAGTAGGCGAGATTCTCGACCTGGGCGTTGACATGGGCATTATTGCCAAGTCGGGCTCTTGGTTCTCCTACGACGGCAACCGCCTGGGCCAGGGCCGCGAGGGTGTAAAAACCGTGCTGCTCGACAACCCAGAGCTGGCCGACAAAATCGAAGCTCAGATTCGGGCCAAAGTGAAAGGTGACCCAGAAGAGGCGCTGGCCGCCATTCCCGAGGACCGCTCCATGGACGATGACGAAACGGTTGACCTGTAA
- the rpsB gene encoding 30S ribosomal protein S2, translated as MAQTTTYKELLDAGAHFGHLTRKWDPKMAPYIFMEKNGIHIIDLNKTLVSLDQAAAAIRNIAKSGRKVMFVATKKQAQEIVTEEAKRLKMPFVTDRWLGGMLTNFTTVRKSLKKMSTIDKMVKENTAYAALAKRERLMLSREREKLERVLGGIADLSRLPAALFVVDVKREHIAVKEAQKLGIPVFAICDTNSNPELVQFPIPANDDASKSIQLIVSVMGKAIEDGLSERKVDKEDADKKQAEEEGIQEKQNADE; from the coding sequence ATGGCTCAGACCACCACTTATAAAGAACTGCTTGACGCTGGTGCCCACTTTGGTCACCTTACGCGCAAGTGGGATCCGAAAATGGCGCCGTACATCTTCATGGAGAAGAACGGCATCCACATTATCGACCTGAACAAAACGCTTGTTTCGCTGGACCAGGCCGCTGCGGCCATCCGCAACATTGCTAAGAGCGGCCGCAAGGTGATGTTCGTAGCAACCAAAAAGCAGGCTCAGGAAATTGTAACGGAAGAAGCGAAGCGCCTGAAAATGCCTTTCGTAACGGACCGTTGGCTGGGCGGCATGCTCACCAACTTCACTACCGTTCGCAAGTCACTGAAGAAGATGAGCACCATCGACAAGATGGTGAAGGAAAACACGGCTTACGCGGCACTGGCTAAGCGCGAGCGTCTGATGCTGTCGCGCGAGCGGGAGAAGCTGGAGCGTGTTCTGGGCGGCATCGCCGACCTGAGCCGTCTGCCCGCCGCTCTGTTCGTAGTGGACGTGAAGCGCGAGCACATTGCCGTGAAAGAAGCGCAGAAACTGGGTATTCCGGTATTCGCTATCTGCGACACGAACTCGAACCCCGAGCTGGTTCAGTTCCCCATCCCGGCCAACGACGACGCCTCGAAGTCTATCCAGCTGATTGTAAGCGTAATGGGTAAGGCTATCGAAGACGGTCTGTCGGAGCGGAAAGTCGACAAAGAAGATGCCGACAAGAAGCAAGCCGAAGAAGAAGGCATCCAGGAGAAGCAGAACGCCGACGAATAG
- the rplM gene encoding 50S ribosomal protein L13: MDHLSFKTVSVNKANANKGWVVVDAADATLGRLASQIANMLRGKHKPSFTPNSDCGDNVIVINADNLRVTGKKMTDKIYITHSGYPGGQKRINLRDKKAKDSTRVIEHAVRGMLQGNKLGAEQFRNLFVYAGATHPHEAQQPKAVSLTNL, from the coding sequence ATGGATCATCTGAGCTTCAAGACGGTATCCGTCAACAAAGCCAACGCCAACAAGGGCTGGGTTGTGGTTGACGCCGCCGACGCTACCCTGGGTCGTCTGGCCAGCCAAATTGCCAACATGCTGCGTGGCAAGCACAAGCCCTCCTTCACGCCCAACTCGGATTGTGGCGACAACGTCATCGTCATCAACGCCGACAACCTGCGCGTGACCGGCAAAAAGATGACCGACAAAATCTACATCACCCACTCGGGCTACCCCGGCGGTCAGAAGCGCATCAACCTGCGCGACAAGAAAGCTAAGGACTCGACCCGTGTGATTGAGCACGCTGTACGTGGCATGCTGCAAGGCAACAAGCTGGGCGCGGAGCAATTCCGTAACCTGTTCGTGTATGCCGGTGCTACCCACCCCCACGAAGCTCAGCAGCCCAAAGCTGTTTCCCTGACGAATCTCTAA
- a CDS encoding MoxR family ATPase, with translation MTFASDKEAADALARSYQKLRQEIGKVIIGQEEVVELVLTAVFSQGHCLLVGVPGLAKTLLIQTIADSLDLSFNRVQFTPDLMPSDIVGSETLNQQRDFHFVPGPIFANIVLADEINRTPPKTQAALLESMQEYAVTVAGKRYPLQRPFFVLATQNPIEQEGTYPLPEAQLDRFMFNIELGYPSYEAELQIVKNTTSDTKATVSKVLHAAEIQAYQQLVRRVPVADNVVEYAVSLVHKTRPNTGRAAARATQLLEWGAGPRASQHLIVGAKCHALLHGKYSPDIEDVKAVALPILRHRLVRNFKAEAEGISIDQIVKELL, from the coding sequence ATGACCTTTGCCTCCGATAAAGAAGCCGCCGACGCGCTGGCCCGTTCCTACCAGAAGCTGCGCCAGGAAATCGGCAAGGTGATTATCGGGCAGGAAGAAGTGGTGGAGCTAGTCCTGACGGCCGTTTTTTCCCAGGGCCACTGCCTATTGGTGGGCGTACCCGGCCTGGCCAAGACCCTGCTCATCCAAACCATTGCCGACTCGCTGGACCTTTCCTTTAACCGCGTCCAGTTCACCCCCGACCTGATGCCCTCGGACATCGTAGGCTCGGAAACGCTTAACCAGCAGCGCGACTTTCACTTCGTACCGGGGCCCATCTTCGCCAACATCGTACTTGCCGACGAAATCAACCGCACTCCGCCCAAAACCCAGGCTGCCTTGCTGGAAAGCATGCAGGAATACGCCGTAACGGTGGCGGGCAAGCGCTACCCTCTGCAGCGTCCTTTCTTTGTACTAGCTACTCAGAACCCCATTGAGCAGGAAGGTACCTACCCCCTACCCGAGGCTCAGCTTGACCGCTTCATGTTCAACATTGAGCTGGGCTACCCTAGCTACGAGGCTGAACTGCAGATTGTAAAGAACACCACTTCCGATACCAAGGCCACGGTTAGCAAGGTGCTGCACGCCGCCGAAATTCAGGCCTATCAGCAGCTGGTGCGGCGGGTACCGGTAGCCGACAACGTGGTGGAGTATGCCGTAAGCCTCGTGCACAAAACCCGGCCGAATACCGGCCGGGCAGCGGCCCGCGCTACGCAGCTGTTAGAATGGGGCGCGGGCCCACGGGCTTCGCAGCACCTTATTGTGGGTGCCAAGTGCCACGCCCTGCTGCACGGCAAGTACTCGCCTGATATCGAGGACGTGAAAGCCGTAGCCCTCCCGATTCTGCGGCACCGCTTGGTGCGCAACTTCAAGGCTGAGGCCGAGGGCATCTCCATTGACCAGATTGTAAAAGAACTTCTTTAA
- a CDS encoding response regulator transcription factor, with the protein MQPTVAPNAYKILVVDDDPDIVELLEYNLRKEGYEVASAPDGRKALEIAPQFGPDIILLDVMMPHLDGIAACRQLRELPRFKDTYIIFLTARAEEFSEVAAFEAGADDFIAKPIKPRALLSRLAAFVRRDKDPQTQISSIEINGLKIDRTGFAVYQNGRKITLPKKEFELLAFLAASPHKVFGRDELLQNIWGNDVFVLARTVDVHVRKVREKVGDHHIQTIKGVGYKFNTDN; encoded by the coding sequence GTGCAGCCAACCGTCGCCCCAAACGCCTACAAAATTCTGGTAGTTGATGATGATCCGGACATCGTGGAATTGCTGGAGTACAACCTGCGCAAGGAAGGCTACGAGGTAGCCAGCGCCCCCGATGGCCGCAAAGCCCTGGAAATTGCCCCGCAGTTCGGCCCCGATATTATTCTGCTGGACGTGATGATGCCTCACCTCGACGGCATTGCTGCCTGCCGCCAGCTGCGGGAGCTGCCCCGCTTCAAAGACACGTACATCATTTTCCTGACGGCCCGGGCCGAGGAGTTTTCCGAGGTGGCCGCTTTCGAGGCCGGCGCCGACGACTTTATTGCCAAGCCTATCAAGCCCCGGGCCTTGCTTAGCCGCCTGGCCGCCTTCGTGCGCCGCGACAAAGACCCGCAGACCCAGATTAGCAGCATCGAAATCAACGGCCTGAAAATTGACCGCACCGGCTTTGCGGTGTACCAGAATGGCCGCAAAATCACGCTGCCCAAAAAGGAGTTTGAGCTGCTGGCTTTCCTGGCGGCATCACCTCATAAGGTTTTCGGCCGCGATGAGCTGCTGCAGAACATCTGGGGCAACGACGTGTTCGTGCTGGCCCGTACCGTGGATGTGCACGTGCGCAAGGTCCGCGAAAAGGTGGGCGACCACCATATTCAAACCATTAAAGGGGTCGGCTACAAGTTCAACACGGATAATTAG
- the rpsI gene encoding 30S ribosomal protein S9, with amino-acid sequence MEISNTSGRRKTSVARIYMQAGQGNITINGRDIKAYFANELLENIVNQPLATIEQVGQYDIKVNVRGGGISAQAEAIRLAISKALVGDNAEVRPALKKEGFLTRDPRMVERKKFGKRKARRSFQFSKR; translated from the coding sequence ATGGAAATCTCCAATACCTCTGGTAGAAGAAAAACCTCGGTGGCCCGCATCTACATGCAGGCCGGGCAAGGGAATATCACTATCAACGGCCGGGACATCAAGGCGTACTTCGCTAACGAACTCCTGGAAAACATCGTGAACCAGCCTTTGGCGACGATCGAGCAAGTCGGTCAGTACGACATCAAGGTAAACGTGCGCGGTGGTGGCATCTCGGCTCAGGCTGAGGCTATCCGTCTGGCCATCTCGAAAGCCCTCGTAGGCGACAACGCGGAGGTTCGTCCGGCGCTGAAGAAAGAAGGCTTCCTGACCCGCGACCCGCGCATGGTGGAACGTAAGAAATTCGGTAAGCGCAAAGCTCGTCGTTCGTTCCAGTTCTCGAAACGCTAA
- a CDS encoding cell wall metabolism sensor histidine kinase WalK, with the protein MGFTISSRVIAIILSLLVAAVLTALAWVAPTLSLEEGVLAAGITVAACFLLLYLMFEALIFREINNIYQGLEHIKRKELRRMSNKFLFRPEPLKRMRDEILDMAQRKQQEIDELKRLQVLRREFLADVSHELKTPIFAAQGFVHTILDDDDTDEFTRKKFLQKAAASLDALDLLVQDLVTISQLEKGVVRMRRQPFDIAQLVLDIFEQLELKAARRNVTLELAPGPTSNAWVVADRNRIRQVLINLIDNAIKYGRENGHVTVALSESGKALRISVQDDGEGIPKQHQNRIFERFYRIDKSRSRESREAGGSGLGLAISKHIVEAHKSTIRVRSEVGEGTTLEFKLPRPRASVAAVPPADAT; encoded by the coding sequence ATGGGGTTTACTATTTCTTCCCGCGTCATTGCCATCATCCTGTCCCTGCTGGTGGCAGCCGTCCTGACCGCGCTGGCCTGGGTAGCCCCTACCCTCTCGCTGGAAGAAGGTGTGCTGGCAGCCGGCATCACGGTAGCGGCTTGCTTTCTGCTGCTGTACCTGATGTTTGAGGCCCTGATTTTTCGGGAAATCAACAACATCTATCAGGGGCTGGAGCACATCAAGCGCAAAGAGCTGCGGCGCATGTCGAACAAGTTTCTGTTCCGGCCGGAGCCGCTCAAGCGTATGCGCGACGAAATTCTGGACATGGCCCAGCGCAAGCAACAGGAAATTGACGAGCTCAAGCGCCTGCAGGTCCTGCGCCGCGAGTTCCTGGCCGACGTATCGCACGAGCTGAAAACGCCCATTTTCGCCGCACAGGGTTTCGTGCATACTATCCTGGATGATGACGACACCGACGAATTCACCCGGAAGAAATTCCTGCAAAAAGCGGCCGCCAGCTTGGATGCACTGGATTTGCTGGTGCAGGACCTTGTGACCATTTCCCAGCTGGAGAAGGGGGTAGTACGCATGCGGCGTCAGCCCTTCGATATTGCCCAGCTGGTGCTCGACATTTTCGAGCAGCTGGAGCTGAAAGCTGCCCGCCGCAATGTTACCCTGGAACTGGCGCCGGGGCCTACATCCAACGCCTGGGTGGTAGCCGACCGCAACCGCATCCGGCAGGTGCTGATTAATCTAATTGACAACGCCATCAAGTACGGCCGCGAGAACGGCCATGTGACCGTAGCTTTATCCGAAAGCGGGAAGGCCTTGCGCATCAGTGTGCAGGACGATGGTGAGGGCATCCCGAAGCAGCACCAAAACCGGATTTTTGAGCGTTTTTACCGCATTGATAAAAGTCGCAGCCGCGAATCCAGGGAGGCCGGCGGCTCCGGGCTGGGGCTAGCCATCAGCAAGCACATCGTGGAAGCGCACAAGTCCACCATTCGGGTGCGCAGCGAGGTAGGCGAAGGCACCACCCTGGAGTTTAAGCTGCCCCGGCCGCGCGCTTCCGTTGCGGCCGTGCCGCCCGCTGATGCCACGTAA
- the tsf gene encoding translation elongation factor Ts — translation MAAITAADVNKLRTMTGAGMMDCKKALTEANGDFEAARDILRKQGQKIADKRSENTTAEGLVLAAVSEDGTNGKLIALACETEPVAKVEDFKNLAQQILATAVKTNAASKEELLAAAQEDGRSLQEHITDLMGKIGEKLDVVAYENVTAEKVASYIHSDNKKGVLVALKNVGGADVAAVGRDVAMQIVAMKPVALDKDGVDAATIEREIEIGKDQARAEGKPEAMLEKIAQGKLNKFYKENTLLNQEFVKDNSVTISQLLDKTQKGLTISDFKRVAIVG, via the coding sequence ATGGCAGCAATTACCGCCGCAGACGTGAACAAGCTGCGCACCATGACCGGTGCGGGCATGATGGATTGCAAAAAAGCTCTGACCGAAGCTAACGGCGACTTCGAAGCCGCCCGCGACATCCTGCGCAAGCAAGGCCAGAAAATTGCCGACAAGCGTTCGGAAAACACCACGGCCGAAGGCCTGGTGCTGGCTGCTGTTAGCGAAGATGGTACCAATGGCAAGCTGATTGCCCTGGCTTGCGAAACCGAGCCCGTTGCGAAAGTAGAAGACTTCAAAAACCTGGCCCAGCAGATCCTGGCTACGGCCGTGAAGACCAACGCTGCTTCAAAAGAGGAGCTGCTGGCCGCCGCTCAGGAAGATGGCCGCTCCCTGCAGGAGCACATCACCGACCTGATGGGCAAAATTGGTGAGAAGCTGGACGTGGTTGCTTACGAAAACGTAACGGCTGAGAAAGTAGCCTCTTATATCCACTCGGATAACAAGAAGGGTGTACTGGTAGCTCTGAAGAACGTAGGTGGCGCCGATGTTGCAGCCGTAGGCCGCGACGTAGCCATGCAGATTGTGGCCATGAAGCCGGTTGCCCTCGACAAGGACGGCGTTGATGCTGCTACCATCGAGCGTGAAATTGAAATCGGCAAAGACCAAGCGCGCGCCGAAGGCAAACCGGAAGCTATGCTGGAGAAAATTGCTCAGGGCAAGCTCAACAAGTTCTACAAAGAGAACACCCTGCTCAACCAGGAGTTCGTGAAGGACAACTCGGTGACCATTTCCCAGTTGCTCGACAAGACGCAAAAGGGCCTCACTATTTCGGACTTCAAGCGTGTAGCCATTGTAGGCTAA
- a CDS encoding SDR family NAD(P)-dependent oxidoreductase, with protein MSGRLINKVAIVTGGGAGIGEAISKKFAREGAAVVVVGLDSDPVREVVDEILAEGGRAIGYLGDISREETAKACVKAAVEEFGKLDILINNAGAFPTVSTIDKYPTEAFEYMIKNNIYSNFMMTRAAIPHLQKSKGNIVSAGSEAGHMGEPQNTPYGGTKGFVHAFQRGVAVEQAKFGVRSNIVGPGPIDTAWTHKETGPMNAKMEKLTVQGVPLGRRGTPEEVANVYLFLASDEASYVTGATYYVDGGVTISKGPHGDEVPSHLKQEPTGELNLKHSKEGNTKVRREALASMS; from the coding sequence ATGTCAGGCAGACTCATCAATAAAGTAGCCATTGTAACCGGCGGCGGTGCCGGCATCGGTGAAGCCATCAGCAAGAAATTTGCCCGTGAAGGCGCGGCCGTAGTGGTCGTGGGCCTCGATAGTGACCCAGTGCGGGAGGTAGTAGATGAAATTCTGGCCGAAGGCGGCCGGGCCATCGGCTACCTCGGCGACATTTCCCGCGAAGAAACCGCCAAAGCCTGCGTAAAAGCCGCCGTGGAGGAGTTCGGCAAGCTCGATATCCTGATCAACAACGCCGGCGCATTCCCTACCGTCTCCACCATCGACAAGTACCCCACGGAGGCCTTCGAGTATATGATCAAGAACAACATCTACTCGAACTTCATGATGACGCGGGCGGCCATTCCGCATCTGCAGAAAAGCAAGGGCAATATTGTATCAGCCGGGTCAGAAGCTGGGCACATGGGCGAACCGCAGAACACGCCGTATGGTGGGACCAAGGGCTTCGTGCATGCCTTCCAGCGTGGGGTAGCCGTGGAGCAAGCGAAGTTTGGCGTGCGCTCCAACATTGTGGGTCCCGGCCCCATTGACACGGCCTGGACCCATAAAGAAACCGGCCCCATGAACGCCAAGATGGAAAAGCTGACGGTGCAGGGCGTACCGCTGGGTCGGCGCGGCACTCCCGAGGAAGTGGCCAATGTGTACCTGTTCCTGGCTTCGGATGAGGCCAGCTACGTAACCGGCGCTACCTACTACGTGGACGGCGGCGTGACCATCTCCAAGGGCCCCCACGGCGACGAAGTGCCCAGCCACCTCAAGCAGGAGCCTACTGGCGAGCTGAACCTGAAGCACTCCAAAGAAGGCAACACTAAAGTGCGCAGGGAAGCCCTGGCCTCCATGTCCTAA
- a CDS encoding GNAT family N-acetyltransferase → MYAAPPLPTPSSAPIQSARLTLRPYLPSDAPDFFQLIDNNRTRLRPSFPSREAAVQQPTDVAQVLAQFRQDWASGRLYVLGIWNTATGHYLGDISLKPNWAAPVTLEIGYYLAETAEGQGYAREALGAVVGFGFDTLNASRLLVRCRANNPRSCAVAEAAGFRPLPARPRLWPLRSFAGSGQTILHYIRRRE, encoded by the coding sequence ATGTACGCTGCTCCGCCCCTGCCTACCCCTTCCAGCGCGCCCATCCAGTCGGCACGGCTTACTCTGCGGCCGTACCTGCCCTCCGATGCGCCTGACTTCTTTCAGCTGATTGACAACAACCGCACGCGCCTGCGCCCATCCTTTCCATCCCGGGAGGCCGCAGTGCAACAGCCCACGGATGTGGCTCAGGTATTGGCGCAGTTCCGGCAGGACTGGGCCTCGGGCCGCCTGTACGTGCTGGGTATCTGGAACACGGCCACGGGCCACTACCTCGGCGACATTAGCCTGAAGCCTAACTGGGCGGCACCTGTTACGCTGGAAATTGGCTACTACCTGGCCGAAACCGCCGAAGGGCAGGGCTACGCCCGGGAGGCGCTGGGTGCGGTGGTCGGGTTTGGCTTCGACACGCTAAACGCCTCCCGCCTATTGGTTCGGTGCCGCGCCAATAACCCCCGCAGCTGCGCCGTAGCCGAAGCAGCAGGCTTCCGGCCTCTGCCGGCTCGGCCCCGGCTCTGGCCGCTGCGCTCCTTCGCGGGGTCCGGACAGACTATTCTGCACTACATCCGCCGGCGGGAATAA
- a CDS encoding RluA family pseudouridine synthase: MKLPNFTDLILFEDEDFVIINKPPFLATLDERFGGAPNILRLAREHYDDIQACHRLDKETSGALALAKNPAAYRHLAMQFENREVKKVYHAVAWGVHQYEGLRVDRSIETTTKGKARLAYKGKPAVTLVRTLEAYARHTLVECQPITGRMHQIRLHLAYLQAPIVGDGMYGGDDFYLSSLKRKFNMKQGEDEQPFIKRFALHAAQLTFAKMDGEQVSIEAPYPKDFRVLVETLRQYQ, translated from the coding sequence ATGAAGCTGCCCAATTTCACCGACCTGATTCTGTTTGAGGACGAAGACTTCGTCATCATCAACAAGCCCCCTTTTCTGGCCACCCTCGATGAGCGGTTTGGCGGGGCACCCAATATCCTGCGCCTGGCGCGGGAGCACTACGACGATATTCAGGCTTGCCACCGCCTCGATAAGGAAACCAGCGGAGCCCTGGCCCTGGCCAAAAACCCGGCGGCCTACCGCCACCTGGCCATGCAGTTTGAAAACCGCGAGGTAAAAAAGGTGTATCACGCCGTGGCTTGGGGCGTGCACCAGTACGAAGGCCTGCGCGTGGACCGCAGCATTGAAACCACTACCAAGGGCAAGGCACGCCTAGCCTACAAAGGTAAGCCCGCCGTAACGCTGGTTCGCACCCTGGAAGCCTACGCCCGCCATACACTGGTAGAGTGCCAGCCTATTACCGGTCGCATGCACCAGATCCGGCTGCACCTGGCGTACCTGCAGGCCCCCATTGTGGGCGACGGCATGTACGGCGGCGACGATTTTTACCTGTCTTCCTTGAAGCGGAAGTTCAACATGAAGCAGGGTGAGGACGAGCAACCCTTCATTAAGCGCTTCGCTCTGCATGCGGCTCAGCTCACGTTTGCCAAAATGGATGGGGAGCAAGTAAGCATTGAGGCTCCCTACCCCAAAGATTTCCGGGTACTGGTAGAAACGCTGCGGCAGTATCAGTAG